tttttttcagggtaaaagccttcatatagtagaagatggacatcggagggccaccagggggcccaggagacagggggggcgcgcccagtagggttgggcatgcccccaccctcctggccagggtgtggccccccagaggtgcttcttccgctcaataattcttattaattccaaaaataagtttcgtggagtttcaggtcttttggagcagtgcagaataggtttccaatgtttgctcctttcccAGCCAGAATTCCAACAGCCGGcaatccccctcttcatggtaaaccttataaaataagagagaatagccataagtattgatatataatgtgtaataacagcccataatgcaataaatattgatataaaagcatgatacaaaatggacgtatcagtgtacTCTTCagcacggagggagcgttcggccttgccattaactgttatgacgccgcgcggaccgagcatcttgagcttaaggtaggcataatgtggtaccgcgttgaatcgagcaaacgcggttcttTCAAGCATTGCATGATAGctactgcgaaaagggacgatgtcaaagattaactcttcggtacgacAATTATCCGGTGGTccaaagactacctccagagtgatggagcttGTACAACATGCCTCCACACCTggaataacacctttaaaggtgattttagtgggtttgataattgaaggatagatacccatcttgcgcactgtgtcctgatacaacaggttcacactgctgcctccatccataaggactcatgtgaggtggaatccgtcaattattgggtcaaggactagtgcggctgaattgtCCTGACTGGTATTGGCCGGGCGATCCgtatggtcaaaggtgatcgggccggACGACCATAGGatattggggcgactggctccattgcatcgacatccctaagagtgcacatccactcccgcttgggaatatgggtggtgtttatcatgttcaccgttttaatttgcgggggaaatttcttttgctctCCTGTGTTCGATTGGCCGGGGCTTCTCATCGTCGTCATCGCTTTGCaaccccttatccttgttttcgggACCTGACAtgtcggcttgtttgaagacccaacattctctgttggtatgattggtttgTGTtcttggggtgccatgaatttggcatggacggtcgagtatacggtccaaaatGGACGTGcccggactgtttcttttgaattgtttcttcctttgaccagtagtagagccgctgaatccggcattgacggtcgtgtctttGGCGTTGTCGCCATTATTACGGCGCTTGTGTTTGCTGCGtctggcttgccgttgctatctctggcatctgaggtGCCATGATTTCTTgttgtgctgttgctacgagctaaccatctatcctcgcccgcacaaaagcgggtcatgagtgtcgtgaggtctGCCATTGACTTCGGATtctcttggtcgaggtgtcgggcaagccactcatcacggatgttatgcttaaaggccgctagggcttcagcgtccggacagtcgacaatttggttctttttagttaggaaccaagtcgagaatttcctggctgactctccgggctgttgggttatgtgactcaagtcatcagcgtccggttgTCGCACTTAAGTGCCCTGGCAGTTGTCaagaatgcgtcttccaggttctccctaCTGCTTATGGAGTTCGCTggcagactattcagccaatgccgagccggtcccttgagctttagcgggaggtacttgatggcatgtagatcattgccgcgggccatgtgaatgtggagaaggaaatcttctatccataccacgAGGTTTGTAGTCCCATCGTAGGGCTCTATATTCATGggcttaaacccttttgggaattcgtgctccattacttcgtcagtgaagcatagggggtgtgcgacgcctctatgccgggctacatcacgacgcagttcaaatgagtctggtatgttgtattcggcccggccggatttttatttagtatatccggcgtggcggtgatcgtcacgcgttggggtgctcccccatgatccgtagatcgatcttgattgtcctgctttgttttccaatttgtctcgcaggtcgtgcgtgtagccccgggccttcgtgtttttatttttttggcgacggggtgcgggctggtgttcgggccgatacgccgctttgtctcggccacgaggtggccggtcagccgcatcctgcgctggtagtgtaggctctagtgcctcctcctcgaattgaggtaacaacctgcgcttcgggtaacttttggttgggcgctcgagtccgtattcctcggctgccaggacctcagtccatctatcagttagcagatcttgatcagcttgaagctgctgctgttttttcttcaagctttttgcagtggctataagatggcgcttgaagcactcctgctcgatgggatcctcaggcacgataaattcttcatcgccgaggcttatctcgtctttggagagaggcatgtaattgtcatcctccgagtctccatccattgcctgttcatcagggctagcttgcccatcctcccgttcggcttgctcgaagcttggctgggcgggattgctTTCGTCTTTGGCATCATccagagtgctattgtctcttgtgccggtatcgctatttttgctatggcggggcttagagcggcgccgctgatgccggcgcttagaatgcttctcaaggggattatcctcggttgcctcatcgccattgctttccttgggtgtgtccaccatatatatatatatatatatatatatatatatatatatatatatatatatatatatatatatatcatatgacgaggtgacagtccagcgccctgtgggcggtggttcccgttcttctccagcatcgtcatccataccgtctatgtcttcggagtcgaaatcaagcatgtcggttaagtcgtcgacagtggctattaagtgggtggtgggtggtttactaatttcttcgccgtccgcttcccactcaagtcggacatagttcggccaagagtctcctaacagggagagagattttaatgagtttagcacatcacccaagggtgagtgttggaagatatccacggagctaaactccatgatcggtgcctagtcaggttcgatgggcacggatgcgcgcggtccggagcccatggccggagatgagtccgagggtccgatgacatagacctcattggaggcgaagtctgtgttcggctctatcgccgctgagtgtgcgacctccgtggcggggtccatccacccgtccttggatggcacgatctgctccggatttagagccAGGGCAGCTGCAGTTGCAATCTCtagaacaccgtccgatggcagatctaggtcatgctcatcgcgactgtgGGGTGCACCCGTTacgggctcgaatctgtcgaagatcaagtctccatggatgtcggcagtgtaattcGGGCTTtcgaacctgacttgatggccaggggcatagctatcgatctgctccagatggccaagcgagttggcccgcagtgcgaagcccccgaatacgaagatctgtccggggaggaaagcctcaccctggatcgcGTCATTGTAGACGATTAAAGGAGCCATTAAGCCTTACCgtgatgacatagtggaactctcaatgaatgcaccaatgtcggtgtcaaaaccatcggatctcgggtagggggtcccgaactgtgcgtctaaggctaatggtaacatgaggcgggggacacaatgtttacccaggttcgggccctatctatggaggtaataccctacttcctgcttgattgatcttgatgctatgagtattacaagagttgatctaccacgagatcgtagaggctaaaccctagaagctagccgatgattatgattgttgttgtcctacggactaaaccctccagtttatatagacaccggagggggctagggttacacagagtcggttacagagaaggaaatctaaaTATCCaaattgtcaagcttgccttccacgcaaaggagagtcccacccggacacggggcgaagacttcaatcttgtatcttcatagtccaatagtccagcataagcatatagtccggctgtccgaggaccccctaatcctggactctcTCGGACATGCTCGCCAGATATCGAGAGTTGACGGATTGGAGGAAAGGAGGAGAGGAGACTGACAAGAACGGAGTAAAGTGAGGTTAGGGCTTGATTCGGATGGGGTTTTGTGGGGTCGCTGTCAGCCAAGGTATGTCGTGCTGACGTGGCGAACGCACCCGAGAAAGCCTGGGGCGCCTCATATACGCCTTGCATTTTGGGTTGGATCTGAGGGGTGCCGGACAACCCGAACGTTTGAGGCCGATTTGAGGCGTTCGAGTGGGTCAGGTTTTTTTGCTCGGTCAGCCACCGGTTCGCCCGTCCGGGCGTTTGAAACCGGTTTGAGGCACCCGGCTGTAGAGGCTCTTAGCTTACACTGATGTAAGAGATAATATCATAAGTTGAGTGCTAACATGCCTATAGTTTTGGGCTTTTTAAAAAAAAGATTAGGTGCCTAAGATTTTGGGAATGAGGGGGTATATTTCATTTCTTGGCTTGAGGCCCTCCATTTCACACCTTATCCCATCTATTCAGGCGGAGGTTAGGTTTTGGGCTAGAGCTGGAGCCAAATGGATCCACTTAGGATGCGTTTGGTAGTCTATATGAAATCTACCAGACCCGCGCAGTATAAATTTCATCTTTTTGCTTGCCTACATTGCATCAAAATCTTAGCCCGCACAAACTTGAAGCACGTGTGGGTGTGGCTATGAAGTAATGCTTAAATCAGTAGTTTCCAGCGAGTCAGGCCCGAGCGGTCTAACTAGAGCTCAGGTGATGGCACTTCTGGTGCTAGTCGGCGCAACCTGTATTTAGAGTTTGCCCTTGTCCTGCGCACTCATCTTTCGTAATCCCCTTCACAAAATCCCTTCTAGTCTATACAGTAGTGTTTTGATTCGAAATAATCTTTACATAAAAAAAATGTACATCGATGTTTTGGTTCCATTCCGACAATTGATTCCTAATTTCGTGGAATGTAAATCttcaattttattttcttgtttagtgTTTTTTTAGACGAATTTTGCCAAACTCTTCgtacttttttttagaaaaggaggatcacCTGGGCCTTTACATCAAAAAATGCACATGGATGAACGTTTGAAATTCTCTTTGACCACTAACTTTATCTCCCAGTTTCACACGACTGGGCGTTAGTTACCTGAAAAACAATTTGCGGCTAATCAATTCCGTGACAGTTGGATGAGCATCTGAGGATTGTGACACCTTCTTCTACCTTGAACCTGTCCTTCTCTTCATCGTTGAGCACCACGCTCTCACATGAGGTAAGTTCATCATGAGAAATAAGAGATGAGATTAATCATTCGTGCGGGCATAACCAAAGCACAGCACGTTGCATTTGTGGAGCAAATGCTTGCAACCAAACAATTGTGCCTGTATTTCTGTCCAGGGCCGAGGAGGATGCAGCAAAATCAAAATCTATGCATAATGTAAAAAAAAAAATCAGCGAAAAACATAAAACCGATAAGAAACAAAATGGCACTGTCCCTGCGCCGTCGAGTTCTTTCGACACCACGGACAGTCGATTGGACTGAAAATGGCGACGATGAATCGGCTGTAGCAATTAAACCCATCTCCACGGTACACGAAAGAACGAGGCATCCGATCCATGCACGCGCGCCGGCAAGCACGCAAAGCATACCGGCCGCAACAAGAGCAGGAACCGAAAATGCTCAACCTCTCGTCCCACCAACGCGCTCGGCCGAGGAGATCGCGCAGACCTGGCGAGCTCGATCCCACGCGATCCCAACCTCTTTTCCCGTCCAAATCTCGCTCGCATTCGCCCCAACGATTCCGGCCGATCCGGTTCGCCACCCGCCTCCGGAGAAGCCGACGACAACGGCGGCTAAACAGTATCGCGGGGAGGAGAGAATACATGTAAGGGCGCCCGGAGACGGCGCGGACAATGAGGGCCGCCGCCGGGGCATGCTCCGGCGGCGGCAAGGACACCCTGGTGGCCTCCTTCCTCCGCTTCATCCTCCTCTTGCTTCTCCCTCTCACCGCTCTGTATATCCTCTACGCCCTGCATGCCATTCTGTCCTCCACATACCCGCCTGAACATGATCGCATCATGGCCGCCGCCTCCGTCTCACACGTCACCACCCACAACCATACATCATCCATGCCGCCGCCTCCCCTTATGGTCACGGTATCGACGCCGAGGACACCGCCTCCACCGGCCATTGTCACGGTGCCGACGGCGAGGATGCCGCCGACGCCCGCCACGGTCACGGTggtgtcgacggcgaggatgcctCAACCACCCGCCACAGTCACGGTGGTGACGACGGCGAGGATGCCACCACCACCCGCCACGGTCACGGTGGTGATGACGCCAAGGATGCCACCATCACCAGCCGCGGTCACGGTGGTGTCGACGGCGAGGCTGCCACCACTACCCGCCACGGTCACGGTGGTGTCGACGGCGACGATGCCACCACCACCCGCTACGGTCCCGGTGGCGGTGGTGACGACGGCGAGGATGCCACCATCACCCGCCGCGGTCAAGGTGGTGTCGACGGCGAGGCTGCCACCACTACCCGCCACGGTCACGGTGGTGTCGACGGCAAGTACGCTACCACCATCACCACCTGCCACGATCATGGtgtcgacgacgccgacgacgctgcaGCACTTGGTGTTCGGCATCGCGGCGTCGGCGCGCATGTGGGAGAAGCGGAAGGAGTACATTAAAATCTGGTGGCGCCCTAACTCTGGCATGCGGGGTTTCGTATGGCTGGACCGCGGCGTGCGGGAGTCGAGGGTGCCGGAGGGGCTGCCGGCCATCAAGATATCCTCTGACACCTCCGGCTTCCCCTACACGCACCGGCGCGGCCACCGCTCTGCCATCCGCATTTCCCGCATCGTCTCTGAGACCTTCCGCCTCGGGCTCCCAGGCGTGCGCTGGTTCGTCATGGGCGACGACGACACGGTCTTCCTCCCGGACAACCTCCTCGCCGTCCTCGGGAGGCTCGACCACCGGCAGCCATACTACGTCGGCTCCCCCTCCGAGAGCCACCTGCAGAACATCTTCTTCTCGTACGGGAtggcgttcggcggcggcggcttcgccaTCAGCCAGCCTCTGGCGGCGAGGCTGGAGCGGATGCAGGACGCCTGCATCCGCCGGTACCCGTGGCTGTACGGCAGCGACGACCGGATCCAGGCGTGCATGGCGGAGCTGGGCGTGCCGCTCACGAGGCACCCGGGGTTCCACCAGTACGACGTGTACGGTGACCTCCTGGGCCTCCTCGCCGCCCACCCGGTGGCGCCGCTGGTGTCGCTGCACCACCTCGACGTAGTGCGGCCTCTCTTCCCCAACGTGCGCTCGCGCCCGGCGGCTCTGCGGAGGCTGTTCGACGGGCCGGTGATGCTGGACTCGGCGGGGGTGATGCAGCAGTCCATATGCTACGACGCGGCGAACCGGTGGACGGTGTCGGTGGCGTGGGGGTTCGTGGTGACGGTGACGAGGGGCGTGATGCCGGCGCGGGAGATGGAGATGCCGGCGCGGACGTTCCTGAACTGGTACCGGCGCGCGGACTACAAGGCGCACGCGTTCAACACCCGGCCCCTGGCGCGCAACCAGTGCGAGAGGCCCGCGCTCTACTACCTGGCGTCGGCGCGGCGCACGGTGGTGCGCACCGGGGAGACCACCGTGACGAGGTACCAGCGGTGGCGCCACCGCAACGATGTACGGCCGCCTTGCCGGTGGAGGATCCCCGACCCGGACGCGCTGCTCGACAGCGTCATCGTGCTCAAGAAGCCTGACCCCGGGTTATGGGACCGGGTAAGTAACCCTCGCTCTGCCATTTTGATGTGTCAAACTGAGCATTTCTTTCTACCATTAGGTGTTCAGATTCAAGTGATACTGACTGGTGATCGATATGAACTTGCAGTCCCCGATGCGGAATTGCTGCCGGGTGCTGTCCTCTCCGAGGAAAGAAGGGGGCGGGAACAAGACGATGACCATAGACGTGAGTGTATGCAAGGACTGGGAGTACAGTCAAGTATAGTTTCATTCATTCGCTCGTTAACTCAAATAGGCAGAAATGCATAGGTGATCaaagtttcttttctttttctcctgCATTCGCACACCTGTAAGATACAATCATAGTGACACTTGGATGCCTAGTAACAGCACACTGTGAGCGTTAATCAGAGGAACTCCATTACTGCTGCGTTGTGTTTTGGACATTGTACCCATTCAGCACTGAACTTGAACACACCAACTAGCGAAAACAACCCTGCACTGACTGAGATATCCACAATTCCATGTAGGAGTAACAAACTTGCAGATTAAGCGTGCGATGACGAACACTGACAGAAAAACTTACAGTGGATTACAGGATCTACATGCACTTAGGAAAGATGGAGGTAACAAGAGATCAGAGATAAGCCATGGTCATTCCATTGCTGCCGTAAGCAGAAGCACAGGCTAAACTGGAACCATGTTGCCCTTATCTCTGAAGTTTTTCTTATGCATGAGCGTGAAAATAATGACCGTCGCAGCTCAAATGCAACACTAACATGTTCCGAACGCCTCCACAAAAGGGACAATTGTTTCATTCGCTCCTGGTACCGCACCAGAGACGCGATCCAGAGACGATTTTTTTGCCTTCTTCAACACCAGAGACGCTGGGTCCCGTCTGCCACCCCAATGGCGGGAGCAGGCGGGGACCCAGGCAGCTTCTATCAAGTAGAGGTATAGAATAGGCATGGTTTGCTTTTAGAGGTGCTGCATCAGCAGTGAGGATGGTGCTCCGTCGAATTAATTTGCGTCTGCTATTTCTCTTTCTCGATGGCATTCTAATGGACGGCGCTAGGGAGTAGGTGGATCGGTCTTCTTGCATGTCTTCAAATCCAGTGAATACAATGACAGTTGCAGCTGAAGTGCAACATTAACATGTTCCAAACGCCTCCACAGAGGGGACAACCGTTTCATTCGCTCCTGGTACCGCACCAGAGAGGCGATCAGGACGCGATTTTCTTGCCTTCTCAACACCGGCGACGCTGGGTCCCGGTCTGCCGCTCCAGCGACGGGAGCAAGCGGGGACCCCGGCAGTTTCCCTCCGGTAGAGGTATAGAATAGGCGTAGTTTGCTTTCAAAGGTGCTGCATCGATGGTCAGGACGGTGTTGCGTCAAAATAATTTGCTTATGCTCTTTCTCCATCTCGGCGGCATTTTAATGAGCGACGCCGGTGTGCAGGTGGCTTGTCTTCAAATCCGGTAAGATTTGTGTCTGGTGGTCAGCACATGACACTCTCCTGGGTGGCGTTGCTGTCGACTGTTGCGGTTGGGTTTGGTGTCTTGCGGTTGCAGTGGGGTGCATGGATGACAGCATACAACGTCGTTCCTCTTCTTCGATCGCGGCAGATGAAGTTGACGGTGCTGGGATCTAGCGGAGGGGAAGAACCCCGCCCGACGTGTCACAAATCCTTGGTCTTGTCGCTTGTGGCCGTCCGGTTCATCGGCTTGAAAAGCTTCCTTATATGCAAAGGTGCAAGATTCCTCA
Above is a window of Triticum aestivum cultivar Chinese Spring chromosome 6B, IWGSC CS RefSeq v2.1, whole genome shotgun sequence DNA encoding:
- the LOC123134279 gene encoding uncharacterized protein; this translates as MRAAAGACSGGGKDTLVASFLRFILLLLLPLTALYILYALHAILSSTYPPEHDRIMAAASVSHVTTHNHTSSMPPPPLMVTVSTPRTPPPPAIVTVPTARMPPTPATVTVVSTARMPQPPATVTVVTTARMPPPPATVTVVMTPRMPPSPAAVTVVSTARLPPLPATVTVVSTATMPPPPATVPVAVVTTARMPPSPAAVKVVSTARLPPLPATVTVVSTASTLPPSPPATIMVSTTPTTLQHLVFGIAASARMWEKRKEYIKIWWRPNSGMRGFVWLDRGVRESRVPEGLPAIKISSDTSGFPYTHRRGHRSAIRISRIVSETFRLGLPGVRWFVMGDDDTVFLPDNLLAVLGRLDHRQPYYVGSPSESHLQNIFFSYGMAFGGGGFAISQPLAARLERMQDACIRRYPWLYGSDDRIQACMAELGVPLTRHPGFHQYDVYGDLLGLLAAHPVAPLVSLHHLDVVRPLFPNVRSRPAALRRLFDGPVMLDSAGVMQQSICYDAANRWTVSVAWGFVVTVTRGVMPAREMEMPARTFLNWYRRADYKAHAFNTRPLARNQCERPALYYLASARRTVVRTGETTVTRYQRWRHRNDVRPPCRWRIPDPDALLDSVIVLKKPDPGLWDRSPMRNCCRVLSSPRKEGGGNKTMTIDVSVCKDWEYSQV